Proteins co-encoded in one Haladaptatus sp. ZSTT2 genomic window:
- a CDS encoding MinD/ParA family ATP-binding protein, which yields MYHGGTTDAMLAVAGGKGGCGKTTTTLGLAGALARAEREVVAVDADRAMPNLHELAGVPRDPGLPALDTASLEAVGHVYPDNPRVRIVPAGEPTADCSLTQALTNLPDTHQTLIDCPAGAGTAAAAPLRIADRTLLVSTPNPASLCDAVKTAAMARALSAPPIGVVLTRCETPPAGIGRLFDCTLLGCISLQSDKIFENRQTVVEFDTLLGRGVLGNI from the coding sequence ATGTACCATGGCGGGACCACCGACGCCATGCTCGCCGTCGCCGGAGGCAAAGGAGGCTGTGGAAAGACAACGACAACGCTCGGGCTCGCGGGTGCGCTCGCTCGCGCCGAGCGCGAGGTGGTCGCCGTGGACGCAGACCGCGCGATGCCAAATCTCCACGAGCTGGCGGGCGTGCCCCGCGACCCCGGCCTTCCGGCGCTCGACACCGCGTCGCTCGAAGCGGTGGGTCACGTCTACCCCGATAATCCTCGTGTCAGAATCGTCCCCGCTGGCGAACCGACGGCTGACTGTTCGCTCACACAGGCACTCACGAACCTTCCCGACACGCACCAAACACTCATCGACTGCCCTGCAGGAGCCGGGACTGCCGCGGCCGCGCCGCTTCGCATCGCAGACCGAACGCTGCTCGTCTCAACGCCCAACCCGGCGAGCCTCTGCGATGCGGTGAAAACGGCGGCGATGGCGCGGGCGCTTTCGGCCCCGCCGATTGGTGTCGTACTCACGCGCTGTGAGACACCCCCCGCAGGCATCGGCCGGCTCTTTGACTGTACGTTACTCGGCTGTATCAGTCTCCAATCTGACAAGATATTCGAGAACCGCCAGACTGTAGTGGAGTTCGATACACTTCTTGGGCGAGGAGTCCTGGGGAACATTTAA
- a CDS encoding RAD55 family ATPase gives MSKRLPTGIDVLDRKLGGGIPAGSIVALTAPPASQAELFLYELTAGRRTLYLTLDRTEQSVADSIVASSARTGKPTIRYVSGDAPLDRAAQMVKSLPEESNLIIDPINILEEQEAPRYRNFLNELQNHIYNTGGLAVVHGLEGRNVPALRDTTEHMVDVIFQLETKVQGDQIVNKLAVPKFRGGAALPETIKLQLSERVAIDTSRDIA, from the coding sequence ATGTCGAAGCGTCTGCCAACAGGAATCGACGTGCTCGACCGGAAGCTCGGCGGGGGCATTCCGGCAGGGAGCATCGTCGCGCTGACCGCGCCACCGGCGAGTCAGGCAGAGCTGTTCCTGTACGAGCTAACCGCCGGACGGCGGACGCTGTATCTCACCCTCGACCGAACCGAGCAGTCGGTCGCAGACAGCATCGTGGCCAGTTCTGCGCGCACCGGCAAGCCCACCATTCGCTACGTCTCCGGCGACGCGCCGCTCGACCGCGCAGCCCAGATGGTGAAAAGCCTGCCAGAGGAATCGAACCTCATCATCGACCCCATCAACATCTTAGAAGAGCAGGAAGCCCCACGCTACCGAAACTTCCTGAACGAGTTGCAAAACCACATCTACAACACGGGTGGACTCGCCGTCGTCCACGGGCTTGAGGGGCGAAACGTGCCCGCGTTGCGAGACACGACCGAGCACATGGTGGACGTGATTTTCCAACTCGAAACGAAGGTTCAAGGCGACCAAATCGTGAACAAGCTCGCCGTACCGAAGTTTCGCGGTGGGGCCGCACTCCCCGAAACCATCAAGCTCCAGCTTTCAGAGCGCGTCGCTATCGACACCAGCCGCGACATCGCATAA
- a CDS encoding FKBP-type peptidyl-prolyl cis-trans isomerase yields the protein MSEEPQAEEAEQPEDVEEEVEAEEAEAEEGGLQDGDFIKLAYTARTVENGQLVDTTDEEIAEEEGVADQGEFAPRTIVLGAGHIFAAVEEAIIGGEVGDSGKVTVPAAEAFGEYDESEVRTVAASKIPEDDRYPGGHVDIDGQHGHVETIIGGRARVDFNHPLAGEDIEYEYEVLDVVEDREEQAQGLLGMYLDADLNLWIQTDEVEEEVVVESDEDDEDAEPETELETVEKETLYIESTPQLAFNQQWMFQKQQIAQQIMDRLDLDRVIIQETIDGSGGMMGGMGGMMGGMGGAGDADLEAALEDADIDAEELVEDLDEE from the coding sequence ATGAGTGAAGAACCTCAGGCCGAGGAGGCCGAGCAACCGGAAGACGTCGAAGAAGAAGTCGAAGCGGAGGAGGCTGAGGCTGAGGAAGGCGGACTCCAAGACGGAGATTTCATCAAACTCGCCTACACCGCCCGAACCGTCGAAAACGGCCAGCTCGTCGACACAACCGATGAGGAAATCGCAGAGGAAGAGGGCGTCGCAGACCAGGGCGAGTTCGCCCCACGGACCATCGTCCTCGGTGCGGGCCACATCTTCGCCGCAGTCGAAGAGGCAATCATCGGTGGCGAAGTCGGTGACTCCGGCAAAGTGACTGTCCCCGCCGCAGAAGCCTTCGGCGAGTACGACGAGTCCGAAGTCCGCACCGTCGCGGCCTCGAAAATCCCCGAAGACGACCGCTACCCCGGTGGGCACGTCGACATCGACGGCCAGCACGGTCACGTCGAGACCATCATCGGCGGGCGCGCTCGCGTCGACTTCAACCACCCACTCGCAGGCGAGGACATCGAGTACGAGTACGAAGTGCTCGACGTTGTCGAAGACCGCGAGGAGCAGGCACAGGGGCTGCTCGGCATGTACCTCGACGCCGACCTGAACCTCTGGATTCAGACGGACGAAGTCGAAGAGGAAGTCGTCGTTGAGTCCGATGAGGACGACGAGGACGCAGAGCCTGAGACGGAACTCGAAACCGTCGAAAAGGAAACCCTCTACATCGAGTCCACGCCACAGCTCGCGTTCAACCAGCAGTGGATGTTCCAGAAACAGCAGATTGCTCAGCAGATCATGGACCGCCTCGACTTAGACCGCGTCATCATCCAGGAGACCATCGACGGCTCCGGCGGCATGATGGGCGGCATGGGCGGTATGATGGGCGGTATGGGCGGCGCAGGCGACGCTGACTTAGAAGCTGCGCTCGAAGACGCCGACATCGACGCAGAAGAGCTCGTCGAAGACTTAGACGAAGAATAA
- the cyaB gene encoding class IV adenylate cyclase, whose translation MYEVEVKVRAAHDAVREKLATLDATPLRTVTQTDTYYNAPDRDFAETDEALRIRREQTDDTTVVKVTYKGPLVEAESKTREEAETVVEDGETMHRILTGLGYDATATVEKRRKFFAIDGYTVTLDDVTGLGEYVEVETEVEEGIEPARKGAYELLEKLGLDPEVQIRTSYLGLLLEDNNPE comes from the coding sequence ATGTACGAGGTCGAAGTCAAAGTTCGGGCGGCCCACGACGCCGTCCGCGAGAAACTCGCCACACTCGACGCGACGCCACTCCGCACTGTCACCCAGACGGACACGTACTACAACGCACCCGACCGAGATTTTGCTGAGACCGACGAGGCCCTTCGCATCCGCCGAGAGCAGACTGACGACACCACTGTGGTGAAAGTGACCTACAAAGGCCCGCTCGTCGAAGCAGAGTCGAAGACGCGGGAGGAGGCAGAAACGGTGGTCGAAGACGGCGAGACGATGCATCGCATCCTCACCGGCCTCGGCTACGACGCGACCGCGACCGTCGAAAAGCGCCGCAAATTTTTCGCAATCGATGGCTACACCGTCACTCTCGATGACGTCACCGGCCTCGGCGAGTACGTCGAAGTCGAGACGGAAGTCGAGGAGGGCATCGAACCGGCCCGCAAAGGAGCCTACGAACTCCTGGAGAAACTCGGCCTCGACCCAGAAGTGCAGATTCGCACGTCGTATCTCGGTTTGTTGCTCGAAGACAATAACCCAGAGTAA
- a CDS encoding methionine adenosyltransferase yields the protein MTVRNIRVEPIDRRAVEDQEVEIVERKGIGHPDSICDGVAEAVCQALANEYLERVGKVLHYNTDETQLVAGNSEPKYGGGEVMNPIYLLIVGRATKEYTYEDEDGEEQTIHIPTEKIALGAARDYLSAHFPEIDVGTDIIVDVKLGEGSGDLQSVFGEEDATIPMANDTSFGVGHAPLSETETIVLETERHLNGVYGADHPELGQDIKVMGKREDDHIDITVAAAMVDKYLSGLDDYIEAVDNVRAYVTELASEYTDRSVEVYVNTADNYEKESVYLTVTGTSAEMGDDGSVGRGNRANGLITPNRSMSMEATSGKNPVNHIGKIYNLLSTQIAEAVVAEVPGIRDMRIRLLSQIGQPIDQPHVADARLVTEEGVELETIEDDVSEIIDHHLANVTDITRQVIDGELSTF from the coding sequence ATGACAGTACGCAATATTCGCGTCGAGCCGATTGACCGACGCGCAGTCGAAGACCAGGAGGTCGAGATTGTCGAGCGAAAGGGCATCGGCCACCCCGATTCTATCTGCGACGGCGTCGCTGAGGCGGTTTGCCAGGCGCTCGCCAACGAGTACTTAGAGCGTGTCGGGAAGGTGCTTCACTACAACACCGACGAGACGCAACTCGTGGCTGGTAACTCAGAGCCAAAATACGGGGGCGGCGAGGTCATGAACCCCATCTATCTGCTGATCGTGGGCCGTGCGACCAAGGAGTACACGTACGAGGATGAGGATGGCGAAGAACAGACAATCCACATCCCAACCGAGAAAATCGCCCTCGGTGCGGCCCGCGACTATCTGTCTGCGCACTTCCCGGAAATCGACGTTGGCACGGACATTATCGTGGACGTAAAACTCGGTGAAGGCTCCGGTGACCTCCAATCTGTGTTCGGTGAGGAGGATGCAACCATCCCGATGGCCAACGACACCTCCTTCGGCGTCGGCCACGCCCCCCTCTCTGAGACCGAGACCATCGTCTTAGAGACCGAACGTCACTTAAACGGCGTCTACGGCGCAGACCACCCCGAACTCGGCCAAGACATCAAGGTGATGGGAAAGCGCGAGGACGACCACATCGACATCACCGTCGCCGCCGCGATGGTGGACAAATATCTCTCCGGCTTAGACGACTACATCGAAGCGGTCGATAACGTCCGTGCGTACGTCACCGAACTCGCAAGCGAGTACACGGACCGCTCTGTCGAGGTGTACGTGAACACGGCTGACAACTACGAGAAGGAGTCAGTCTACCTCACCGTCACCGGCACGTCCGCCGAGATGGGCGACGACGGCTCTGTTGGCCGCGGCAATCGCGCCAACGGCCTCATCACGCCAAATCGCTCGATGTCGATGGAGGCAACCTCCGGGAAGAATCCGGTGAACCACATCGGGAAAATCTACAACCTCCTCAGCACGCAGATTGCAGAGGCCGTCGTCGCAGAGGTGCCCGGCATCCGCGACATGCGCATCCGCCTGCTGTCTCAGATTGGCCAGCCAATCGACCAACCACACGTCGCAGACGCCCGTCTGGTCACCGAGGAAGGCGTCGAACTCGAAACCATCGAAGACGACGTGAGTGAAATCATCGACCACCACCTCGCCAACGTGACCGACATCACGCGGCAGGTTATCGACGGCGAGCTGTCGACGTTCTGA
- a CDS encoding tRNA sulfurtransferase, which produces MNPPGADTVLVRYGDMGVKSPQVLGRMEQMLCDNIQALLDDRDIVGTVRKEHSRLFIDTTEAAVDDATDAACDAFGVVSASPVTITEPTMDAMEAAVVEASREVYTGGAFAVSARRAGEKHEHPFSSEDIERQIGAAVWEATEARFEPEVDLEQPDCELFVECRTDHAYAYVEKRAGPGGLPLGTQDPVVALISGGIDSPVAAWELMKRGCPIIPVYFDFEEFGGVDHQARVIEAVETLARYAPNFDMRLRMVPAGKVARMLVDELDNTRMLSLRRFMFMVAEHVAREEHAVGIVTGEAIGQKSSQTGANLMTTTAATSLPVYRPLVTMDKPEIVERAKALGTFHTANIQAGCNRVAPNRPETRASLAQVESAEPANLPELAVEAAKSAKRVYPQTA; this is translated from the coding sequence ATGAATCCACCGGGAGCGGACACGGTTCTCGTCAGGTACGGCGATATGGGGGTAAAAAGTCCGCAGGTGCTCGGTCGCATGGAGCAGATGCTCTGTGACAACATCCAAGCACTGCTCGATGACCGAGACATTGTGGGGACGGTACGAAAAGAGCACTCTCGGCTCTTCATCGACACCACCGAAGCCGCGGTGGACGACGCCACCGACGCCGCGTGCGATGCGTTCGGCGTCGTCTCCGCAAGCCCCGTCACCATCACCGAGCCAACGATGGACGCGATGGAAGCGGCCGTCGTGGAAGCCTCGCGTGAAGTCTACACCGGCGGTGCGTTCGCCGTGAGTGCCCGTCGCGCCGGTGAGAAACACGAACACCCCTTCTCCTCTGAAGATATCGAACGACAGATTGGGGCGGCGGTCTGGGAAGCCACCGAAGCCCGCTTCGAGCCGGAAGTTGACTTAGAACAGCCCGACTGCGAACTGTTCGTCGAGTGTCGCACAGACCACGCCTACGCCTACGTCGAAAAGCGCGCCGGGCCGGGTGGCCTCCCGCTTGGCACCCAAGACCCCGTCGTTGCGCTCATTTCTGGCGGGATTGACTCACCCGTCGCGGCGTGGGAACTCATGAAACGCGGCTGTCCCATCATCCCCGTCTACTTCGATTTCGAGGAGTTCGGCGGCGTTGACCACCAAGCGCGCGTCATCGAAGCCGTCGAAACGCTCGCGCGCTACGCGCCGAATTTCGACATGCGCCTGCGGATGGTTCCCGCCGGGAAGGTCGCCCGCATGCTCGTAGACGAACTCGACAACACGCGGATGCTCTCGCTTCGCCGGTTCATGTTCATGGTCGCAGAACACGTCGCTCGCGAGGAACACGCCGTGGGCATCGTCACGGGCGAGGCAATCGGCCAGAAGTCGAGTCAGACCGGCGCGAACCTCATGACCACGACGGCGGCTACGAGCCTTCCCGTCTATCGCCCGCTCGTCACCATGGACAAGCCAGAAATCGTCGAACGCGCGAAAGCACTCGGCACGTTCCACACCGCGAACATCCAAGCTGGGTGCAATCGCGTCGCGCCAAACCGACCAGAGACTCGTGCGAGCCTCGCACAGGTTGAGTCTGCAGAGCCTGCAAACCTTCCGGAACTGGCCGTCGAAGCCGCGAAGTCGGCAAAACGCGTCTATCCGCAAACAGCGTAA
- a CDS encoding DUF5804 family protein, with protein MTQVCIVGSPEVELRYELLSRDTAREALSTYRLHKPYANSIAIDTISLGAAVSLMNDLNWYLVRFAQLTLVNEPSVAEDEWLSRKLARAIRDGSVSREQSAAFVHIYGVKDGQLTEPLAVERDGTLPDYDLAEVEETVIVRVTEAEF; from the coding sequence ATGACGCAGGTGTGTATCGTCGGGTCGCCGGAGGTCGAGCTTCGGTACGAACTGCTGTCGCGGGACACCGCCCGCGAGGCACTCTCGACGTACCGACTGCACAAACCCTACGCCAACTCGATTGCTATCGATACGATTTCTCTTGGCGCGGCCGTCTCGTTGATGAACGACTTGAACTGGTATCTCGTCCGCTTTGCCCAGTTGACGCTCGTAAACGAGCCGAGCGTCGCCGAGGACGAGTGGCTCTCGCGGAAACTCGCCCGCGCCATCCGCGACGGATCCGTCAGCCGCGAGCAGTCTGCCGCGTTCGTCCACATCTACGGCGTGAAAGACGGCCAACTCACCGAACCGCTCGCCGTCGAACGCGACGGCACGCTCCCGGACTACGACCTTGCTGAGGTAGAAGAAACCGTCATCGTGCGCGTCACCGAAGCCGAATTTTAA
- a CDS encoding alpha/beta hydrolase, producing MSRRTALDSQLVEVLADIDAMGIPPWHALSVDAARQLEDDLFSAGGGPKVARIEAFGIDRRDGSGSIPIRAYHPTTAAEAPPILVFYHGGLWAMGTLDSADDLCRNLAARVGALVVSVDYRLAPEHSFPAGLEDAYAAFEWANAFGHTLGGDPTRVGVVGSSSGGNLAAAVVRWAREDGHDIAVHALLYPILSAQFDRGSYVENADGPLLKTADVRHYFDHYLRTPVDAFHPFVAPLATSEVDNLAPAVIVTGGHDPLRDDGFAYAAQLTKADIDVAHHHEPSLCHGFLSLADDVDRAADAFETVSAAIRERLR from the coding sequence ATGTCCAGACGAACCGCCCTCGATTCACAACTGGTCGAGGTGCTCGCAGATATCGACGCGATGGGCATCCCGCCGTGGCACGCGCTCTCCGTCGACGCCGCTCGCCAACTCGAAGACGACCTGTTCTCTGCGGGTGGCGGCCCCAAAGTCGCGCGCATCGAGGCGTTCGGTATCGACCGACGAGACGGGAGTGGTTCGATTCCGATTCGCGCCTACCACCCCACCACAGCCGCAGAAGCCCCACCGATTCTCGTCTTCTACCACGGTGGGCTCTGGGCGATGGGAACGCTCGATTCGGCCGACGACCTGTGTCGGAATCTCGCCGCCCGCGTCGGCGCACTCGTCGTTTCTGTGGACTATCGCCTCGCGCCCGAACACTCGTTTCCCGCGGGGTTAGAAGACGCCTACGCTGCCTTCGAGTGGGCAAACGCGTTCGGCCACACGCTCGGCGGCGACCCGACACGCGTCGGCGTCGTTGGCTCCAGTTCGGGCGGCAACCTCGCTGCCGCCGTCGTGCGCTGGGCGCGAGAAGACGGCCACGACATCGCCGTCCACGCCCTGCTCTACCCGATTCTCAGTGCCCAGTTCGACCGTGGCTCATACGTCGAGAACGCGGACGGGCCGCTGCTCAAAACCGCCGACGTGCGCCACTACTTCGACCACTATCTCAGGACTCCAGTCGACGCCTTTCACCCATTTGTCGCGCCGCTCGCAACCTCAGAAGTTGACAACCTCGCGCCCGCTGTCATCGTCACGGGCGGCCACGACCCGCTTCGCGACGACGGCTTTGCGTATGCAGCCCAATTGACCAAGGCAGATATTGATGTCGCTCACCATCACGAACCGTCGCTGTGTCACGGCTTTTTGAGCCTCGCAGACGACGTAGACCGGGCGGCCGACGCATTCGAGACGGTGTCGGCGGCGATTCGAGAGAGGCTGCGTTAA
- a CDS encoding PLP-dependent cysteine synthase family protein, with translation MKDSILDTVGTPLVRIRSPPGSIIAAKLESFNPGGSAKDRPAISMIRAAEAAGVLDADSHIVEPTSGNTGIGIALACAALGYDLTIVMPASKSKERRQLMKAYGASLELVEGEMTDARDRADQLTEQDGYVQLGQFENEANPDAHYRTTAAEILEDIGDRTVDAFVAAVGTGGTITGTASRLREEFPEMEVIAVEPEKNAVLSTGKPGRDDYQGMGPGFVSDLLDVDLLDDVVTVPLEDAEVECRRLAREEGILVGQSSGAAAIAARQVATRLATPETDCEAATDGGTPDADCPLVITVFPDSGERYLSTGLFD, from the coding sequence ATGAAGGACAGTATTCTCGATACTGTCGGGACGCCGCTCGTTCGCATTCGCTCTCCCCCGGGCTCGATTATCGCGGCCAAGCTGGAGTCGTTCAATCCCGGTGGCTCCGCGAAAGACCGACCGGCCATCTCGATGATACGCGCCGCAGAAGCGGCCGGTGTGCTCGACGCCGACTCGCACATCGTCGAACCGACGAGCGGCAACACCGGCATCGGTATCGCCCTCGCGTGTGCTGCGCTCGGTTACGACCTCACCATCGTCATGCCCGCCTCGAAGTCGAAAGAGCGCCGCCAACTCATGAAAGCTTACGGCGCGAGCCTCGAACTCGTCGAAGGCGAGATGACCGACGCCCGCGACCGGGCAGACCAACTCACCGAGCAGGACGGCTACGTCCAACTCGGCCAGTTCGAGAACGAAGCCAACCCGGACGCCCACTACCGGACGACCGCAGCAGAAATCTTGGAGGACATTGGCGACCGCACCGTAGACGCCTTCGTCGCCGCCGTTGGCACGGGCGGGACCATCACCGGCACCGCATCTCGCCTCCGAGAGGAATTCCCGGAGATGGAAGTCATCGCCGTCGAACCCGAGAAAAACGCCGTCCTCTCGACGGGCAAACCGGGCCGCGACGACTATCAGGGCATGGGGCCGGGCTTCGTGAGCGACCTGCTCGACGTAGACCTCTTAGACGACGTCGTGACCGTCCCGCTCGAAGACGCAGAAGTCGAGTGTCGCAGACTCGCCCGCGAGGAGGGAATTCTCGTCGGCCAATCGTCCGGCGCGGCAGCAATCGCCGCCCGGCAGGTGGCAACACGCCTTGCAACCCCTGAGACGGACTGCGAGGCCGCGACCGACGGTGGAACGCCGGACGCAGACTGTCCGCTCGTCATCACCGTGTTCCCCGACAGCGGCGAACGCTACCTCTCTACGGGCCTGTTTGACTAA
- a CDS encoding metallophosphoesterase family protein — translation MTSRELPQQSSRQPSAHTHDDAGPLFARFARPRTDTQTTLAIISDVHLSTRESGSWKVYHRTEQRLQTAISDINAREVDGVVFTGDLTENGEQGDFERVAALFADIDAPAVAVPGNHDVPKDFDQHDVATLDWFAETFTPGGLPFRTRIGGVDVIGLDSATGPNESLSATHKGQISAAQIAWLDEVLDEAICPLVVMHHNLPGMLELTGGVSWRSSFPMLDYDPLVEVLEAHDVSLTLSGHLHIPAVAQTERINELICPALSSYPQGYLLLTVDELGTTVRYVPVADGAGAAEAYMLAQDYSDRSKAVAELTQFHLESLPLHDEFV, via the coding sequence ATGACCAGCCGGGAACTCCCCCAGCAATCCAGTCGGCAGCCGTCCGCCCACACCCACGACGACGCAGGTCCGTTGTTCGCCCGCTTCGCCCGCCCACGTACCGACACCCAGACCACGCTCGCGATTATCTCTGACGTCCACCTCTCAACTCGTGAGTCCGGCAGTTGGAAGGTGTATCACCGCACCGAACAACGCCTGCAAACCGCCATTTCCGATATCAACGCCCGCGAGGTAGACGGCGTCGTGTTCACCGGCGACCTGACCGAAAACGGTGAACAAGGGGATTTCGAGCGCGTCGCAGCGCTGTTCGCCGACATCGACGCGCCCGCCGTCGCCGTCCCCGGCAATCACGACGTGCCAAAGGACTTCGACCAGCACGACGTTGCCACCCTCGACTGGTTTGCAGAAACGTTCACGCCCGGTGGCCTGCCCTTCCGAACGCGCATCGGTGGTGTAGACGTGATTGGCCTCGACTCTGCGACTGGCCCGAACGAGTCGCTTTCTGCTACCCACAAGGGCCAGATTTCGGCCGCGCAGATTGCGTGGCTCGACGAGGTGCTCGACGAAGCGATTTGCCCGCTCGTCGTCATGCATCACAATCTCCCAGGCATGCTCGAGTTGACCGGCGGCGTCTCGTGGCGGTCGTCGTTCCCGATGCTCGACTACGACCCGCTCGTCGAAGTGCTCGAAGCCCACGACGTGTCGCTCACGCTCTCTGGGCACCTGCACATCCCGGCAGTCGCCCAAACCGAGCGCATCAACGAACTCATCTGCCCCGCACTTTCCTCGTATCCACAGGGCTACCTGTTGCTCACCGTCGATGAGCTGGGCACGACCGTCCGATACGTGCCCGTCGCGGACGGCGCTGGGGCGGCGGAGGCGTACATGCTCGCCCAGGACTACTCAGACCGGAGTAAGGCGGTCGCAGAGCTCACCCAGTTCCACTTAGAATCGCTGCCCCTACACGACGAGTTCGTTTGA
- a CDS encoding thioredoxin family protein — METMSPNPVWDAESYPSTVETFAALGDELTIRVWGGDWCGDCRNQLPDFAAAMAAAGVPEENIHEYPVDNDKNGELTEEYGIEYIPTIVVERDGEEVARYVEQEPQPAAVYLADRLQETL; from the coding sequence ATGGAAACGATGTCACCGAACCCCGTCTGGGACGCAGAATCCTATCCCTCGACCGTCGAGACGTTCGCTGCGCTCGGCGACGAACTCACGATTCGCGTCTGGGGCGGCGATTGGTGTGGCGACTGTCGCAACCAGCTCCCTGACTTCGCCGCCGCGATGGCCGCCGCAGGCGTCCCCGAGGAGAACATCCACGAGTACCCGGTGGACAACGACAAAAACGGCGAACTCACCGAAGAGTACGGTATCGAGTACATCCCGACTATCGTCGTCGAGCGGGACGGCGAAGAAGTCGCCCGCTACGTCGAACAGGAACCACAGCCAGCCGCCGTCTACCTCGCAGACCGCTTGCAGGAGACGCTTTAG
- a CDS encoding universal stress protein, producing MTFVVPFDGSKLAAAALIRATEFGNDLNERVVAVSIIPQDDFSYAKDHGWVESGDEFDVETIVSNLHKQVTKIAPSADFRHETVGRFATSGTISLALRRIAKNEKASMVFIGSENAGRLVSSLSSVGSMVSADQLYDVVIVRSHGPTKIERLREKSDFYQVD from the coding sequence ATGACGTTTGTCGTCCCGTTTGATGGCTCGAAGCTTGCAGCGGCCGCCCTGATTCGAGCAACGGAGTTTGGCAACGATTTGAACGAGCGCGTGGTCGCGGTGAGCATCATTCCGCAGGATGATTTCTCGTACGCCAAAGACCACGGGTGGGTCGAGTCAGGCGACGAGTTCGACGTAGAGACCATCGTCTCTAACCTTCACAAACAGGTCACCAAGATTGCGCCGAGTGCGGATTTCCGACACGAGACCGTTGGGCGGTTCGCCACGTCGGGAACGATTTCGCTTGCCCTGCGCCGTATCGCGAAAAACGAGAAGGCGTCGATGGTGTTCATCGGGAGTGAGAACGCCGGGCGGCTCGTCTCAAGTCTGTCGAGCGTCGGAAGCATGGTCTCTGCAGACCAACTGTACGATGTCGTCATCGTACGATCCCACGGGCCGACGAAAATCGAGCGGCTGCGCGAGAAATCGGACTTTTATCAGGTGGACTAA